The region GCAGTAGTCAGCAATATGTCTGTGATAGAGTCAAAGACGGAGCTCTTCACCGTGGCTGGGACTGACACTGGGGACTCAGGGCCAGGTTCAGGGGTAGTCAACTCCAGGAAAATAGTCACCACCTTTGAGAGATTTATCCAGCCGTGCTTGGCTGAGGTGTTAGGATGCACTCTCTTCATCTTCGTGGGATGCGGGTCTGTTATTGAGAATGCCGGCGTTCCGGGGAGCATCCAGCCCGCTCTGGCTCATGGGCTGGCGCTGGCGATTGTTATCGCTGTACTGGGAGAGATCAGGTAAGGACATGTTGGCACCTGGTAACATCTCACTCTGAGGTCAGAATGTTTTTGTCATGTTCTCATAACTTGAGATTTACTATAACTAGAGTCTGACCAATATATCGGTATTATCGGCTGATATTGGCCCTTTTACTGCTTTATCAGTATCAGCAATAACTCAACCAATAACCGATATTCAATAAATAGGATGAAAAGGGAATCTCATGCTGATCTGAACACTTGTGGCCATTCTTATGATGTGTCATTATTGTTACAATGTATGAAATCAACATTTGAAGCATATTTATTGGACAATTACTCTTTTGGATGCCAATTCATGATAATTCAGTGTGGACAATTACACTTTTTAATTCCCAGCTGTAAAACAGTATATCGGCACATATATCGCATATTTATGTAAGTTTAGTAAGTTTTCTCCCCCAAAAAATCGGAATCAATATCGGACCACAAAAAACATATCGGTAGGGCTGTAGTTATAACAAGTATATTAAACTCTTTTATCAGTGTGATTTTCCTAATGCATGAGTATCAGTAGCAAGTACTAAACATGTTATTCTGTCTGAATCCAGTGGTGGCCACTTCAACCCagctgtgtctgtgagtgtgtgcgtcAGTGGAGGACTGGACGTCATCCTACTGGGGCCATATATACTCTCACAGATAGTGGGGGGGGTGACTGGGGCTGGATTGGCAAAGGTAAGGGGGGTTTTCACATCAAGTTTGTTTAGAGCGGGGGATTTTTTTTAGCTCTGGAGTGATTACCCCCTAAATTTGTTTTTTTGGGACAGGAGTAAATATGAACCGCAGTGCACACCAAACAACCGCTGTGGTTCGCTCAAAAGTACAGTCTGTCTGATTCCATTTGTATGTGGTGTGCTTCACTGCAGGTGAGAATGCAGTAAGGGCCAAACAGATAAAAAATAACCAGAGGCCCGCAGTGTTGTTTGTTTGACGCAATGTCAAAACTTGATAGGTCTGAAATATTTTGTGAGTAGCAGTGCATTTATGAGCACATCCTGTGGAGCTGCAGGGGAGACTGGGACTGGTTGTCACACTTCTTACTGTGTATATTTCTCAACAACGGTATATCTATATCATAAGAACCTATTTTAAACAAGAAAGCAGGGTCTTGGGTAGCTGACTAAACTCCACTCCATGATGAAGGAAGTTTATGATGAACTCCACCAATGGAATGGAGCAGAGACCAGGCTTTGTGGAATTCAGCTCCTACTACATCGTTTCGCCCAAGGTCAATACTTTTAAAAAGTGTACTTATGAAATGTTTACCTTGTACCTGTTTGTCCTCTGTAGTTGCGTTACTTTGTTTGCTGAAATGAATACTTTTTCTAAAAACAAGAATCAAATACAACCACCGACTGTTTGCTCATTGCTGTTGCTCTACAATGGCAACTCAGCGTAAATGAGCATGTGCCAATTGAATCTCAACAAGTCAGTGGTATTTCCTTAACATGTTTTGAAAAAGTATGGATTTCAGCAAACAAAGAAAGGTGGAGTTAATCAGAAACTTCCTTCACCATGGAGTGGAGATTAGTCAGATAGGTCTTGGGGAAGAAATGGGCCTCCTCCTATTGGAGTTATTATTCATTAAACACACTGTCCGTTGGAAATGAAGACATTTAGCCTACATTCTTAGAAATAGTCATATTGATTTTGATAGAACAATATTCATAACACAATTCAACAGCTTAAACCTTGTAGGTAGATTTGTTATATAATCACTCCCAATTTAGCATAAAGGCTACTTTCACTTTGGACAGGGGGGTCATGTCCCCcctacattctgaaattgcactTTTGTGCATCCCCTATCATTGCAATGTGATACCAAATAATGCAATTCTTTAGGACCTTTGGGGATGCCTCAGAGTGGTCGGGTAGGCTTTTTGGAGATTTCAGTCAGTTGGATTTAGGATCATGCAGACACCACAAAGCATGCAGACAGGATCTGTGAAAGGCAAAGCTTCTGGAAGGCTGGCTGGAGAGTTGAACAGAGTcagctgtcagtgtgttgagcttTTTCTCCGAGTTGTTAAAGCAAGCAGAGCAAAACTGTCTACTCTTTAGTTGACTGATGTAACTGCTGTTTAACCTTATGGGAAAAAAAGTTAACTAGTGGTTGTTTCCAGTGCTGAGATATTAACtagtgtaactgacatgtaacGTTAGATAATGTTTCATCCCCTCTCAACTGAGGTGAATcaaatagctagctagtagctaactAACCACAACCAGGTCAGCTCTGGACTCTAGTTATCTGGCAGATAGCGATATGAGGTGGTTACTATTATTATCTAACAGCTGTTGTGTGTCtggaaatgttttgtagcctTAGATTTGTCCTGTTTCAACAGTAGTAAATTAACTTGGCTAGCTTTCGCCAGTTGATGTATCGTTAGAGAGAGAGCTGGCCAAatgttggctaacgttagctattctTTTTGCCTCAATCAGACTAGACCTGAATTAAATGATGAAACTAGCAGCCAAACGATTGAAGACCGATATTCTGATGTTTTTTCAGTGCAATGTGAGTTTTTATTAGTCAGTATAGCAATGTAATTagttattgatctgtcagtttccctaGCTAATCCCCTACTTTTCACATAAACACAGTAATAAACTGccctacatttttttaaacatttatttaacttggcaagtcagttaagaacattgacagcctaggatcagtgggttaactacctgttcaggggcagaacgacagatttgtaccttgtcagctcggggatttgaacttgcaacctttcggttactagtccaacacactaaccactaggctactgtgCCGTGTACTAACTGGTgcacagtcagtacacaacactatTCTCATATTGtcttagcaggatcagatggtgacaggtgtccGAGCAGGTGTCAGACAGCCaagtctgttcacactgctatgctttatcttggccaggtcgcagttgcaaatgagaacttgttctcaactagcctacctggttaaataaaggtgaaataaaaatgttttttttttaaagtaagacAAGTCTACAGAGCTCAGGTGAATTTTGCAGTATATTCAGTAAATGATCAAAGTTCCAACTTGAATTGATGAGTATACTTACAGTAGCTAAAGGACAGCAGTCTATcttagtgtcacgacttccgccaaagtcggcccctctccttgtttgggtggtgttcggcggtcgacgtcaccaacCTTCTAGctatcattgatccatttttcattttccattggttttgtcttgtcttcctacacacctggttccaataccattcattacatgttgtgtgtttaactctctgttttccctcacgtccttgtcagagattgtttgttgtATGTAGGTGTGTTATTTGTTCTGGTGTGCGATGGGTTTTGCACCCTATTATGTTATTTTTGTATACTTTGGTTTTCTGAGGTTTTTTGAATGTTTATTAAACAGCTCCGTTTTTACCAAGttcattctcctgcgcctgacttccctgccaccagaaCGCACCACATTACAGAATCTCTGACCACACTATGAAGTCAGCAGGAGAGTATACCCCGGCCATTGAGATGGAGGAGCGCTTCCAGGAGCATGCAGCAATGCTTTGCCAATTTAGCACCGCCATGGATCGCGTTGTCAAAACTATGgactgctgggagagacagggagtttttCCAGCACCTCCACCAGCCCAACCGGGGTCTCTCTTGAGCGCTCCTTTCCAGCCTGAACCAAGTTGAATCCGTCTCTCCTTACCCCGACGGGAGGGCAGTTGAACCTTTGCAGTTGAACCTTTATCTGGCCACCGTCCACCTGGCTCTATCGGACCGTGAGAGAGTGTCTGCCCTCATCTCGTGCCTCACCGGGAGAGCCCTGGAATGGGCCAACACTGTGTGGAGAGGGAGATGCGGCGTTGGACCagtttgaggagttcacccgccgtttcCGGGAAGTCTTCAACCACCTGCCCGAGGGGAGAGCGGTGAGTGAACGCCTCTaccatctgaggcaggagacgaggagcgcccaggagttcGACCTGCAGTTTGCCCTGGAGTTTAGGACCCTGGCTGCCGACGCGGGATGGAACGTCAGGGCCCTGATCAACCAGTATTGTTTCAGTCTGCGCAAGGATGTCTGTTGGGAGctgcagagacaccaccctcactttcgaccagctggtggatctgtccatccggctggacaacctgctggctacTCGCGGATGTCCAGATCGGGGTCTGGTAGGTCCATCCTCCCGCACCCCCTCTCCAATACCTCTGGAGCTGGGAGGTGCAgtgcgcagggagaccggagggggttcccACTCGTGCACCGTCTGTGGCTGCAGAGGTCACACtgttggttcctctgggaatcAAGGATTCTGGGAATCCCAAGAGTCATgtgtatcccctctcacaggcAGAGATggaggctatggaaacatatgtctccaaatccctgcgtcaggggtacattcgctcctccacttcacccgcctcctcaagttaattttttgtgaagaagaaggatgggagtctgcgcccgtgtattgactatcagGGTCTGaatcagatcactgtgaggtatagtTACCCGCTACCGCTCATAGCTACAGCAATAGAGTCAAAGCGgggtagcagggtagcctagtggttagagcgttggactagtaaccggaaggttgcaagttcaaacccccgagctgacaaggtacaaatctgtcgttctgctcctgaacaggctgttaacccactgttcctaggccgtcattgaaaataagaatctgttcttaactgacttgcctggttaaataaaggtaaaataaaaatgcacAGGGTGCACTTCTTCAgcaaactagatctcaggagcgcgtatccgagagggagacgagtggaataCGGCTTTCAGTACCAGCTCTGGGCACTATGAGTatctcgtcatgccgtacgggttgatgaatgcgacatcagtcttccaagcctttgtagacgagattttcagggacctgcacgggaaGGGTGtagtagtgtatattgatgtactccgctacacgcgctgagcatgtgtccctggtgcgcttggtcgcctgttggagcatgacctgtacgtcgaAGCTGAGAAATGGGGTcaggcagccagggaagaccaatGATGGAGCTGTGGTGAATTTTTGCAGATGCAACACTTTATTCTCTCTGTGCAGAAAACGTGGACAAGTCAGATACTTCAAAGATTGAAACTATTTTAAGGCAGTCTGACAAACATCCAAAAGTTGATTTCCAAACTGTATGAcacaaaacatgtcaaacaaaaatGTGAGAAAGACCTGATGTAATtgatgatgaatggatacagataTGTTTGAATGCCATGTCATGTTCATATAATCTCAGACATGAATTACTGCAGTTTAACACCATCCATAGAACATACTATATTCCAGTGAAACTGAATTACATGCACTCAGAAATGTCATTCCTCTGCTGCAGGGGTAAAACACAAAAAAGGACATGTTTCAATATGTTATggtcttgtgaaggctggctgaattctggCAAAGTATGTTAttttatctcagcatgtctacagattctcccttctccctgtttatgtttgcttggaaatgttgatacttGAGACTGTTATCAGAAGAAACTGTGTAATCAAGCATTTATAGCAGCTAAGAAATGCATTGCCATTATTTAgaaggttggttatcctcccacaatgtCACAATGGATGGTAGAAATGTCAAGTTATGTATCACTAGATTTTATGTATTACTATATTAATAGTATACTGGGCAACTTTCATAAGGTCTGGATAGCTTATATGGAATTCAGTACGACAAAAGGAATCTGTTTTGAAAACATGCCCACGTCAGAGGAGATATCTATTAAGGCAATCCCTagctgctgggctgctcagtcctGGAACTTGCCGTCCTGTGGGTTGTCACTCTGGCCTTGGCCTAACACACCCGAAAACCAATaatgaatgtttcactaagatcctaaagctgagtTGGGTTGGGACGCTGCAGGGTGTTGGACCCTTAGGGACATATTGTGTGCAAGTAAAAAGAGCTCTACAGTACTATGAGGCCTATGACatgaattatactgaacaaaatattttgctgagttacagttcatgaaGGGAAATAAGTtaatttaaataaatacattaggccctaatctatggatttcacatgactggacaggggcgcagccataggtgggtctgggagggcattggcccactcactggggacgcaggcccacccactggggacgcaagcccagccaatcagaatgaggtgTGAGCCCCACagtagggctttattacagacatacatACTCCTCAGCAGAGGTTGTCTTAATATGGACAATCAATCACTCAAACATGTTTAATAATGATCTCTAACCTAGCTTGATGACTGTGGGCATTGGTGCTTACTTTTTGTTCTAAATAGACACAACATATTGgattgtgtagaaatgcaggaaatgagctttagATGGTCAAAAAAAAGTCCTACACAGACCCCCCCCCAACCAAAGTTTTGCCCCTGCCTATGATCCTAATTTCCATGTCTTGTCCAAGCAACAATTTAGAAATCAGTTTGAAATAGGCTACAGctctccctttccccttttcAACAATATCAATTCATTGTTCACAGATAGCCTACTCCTAAAATTGAAACAATGAGAATACCAAGACTTGTTTTCAAAATCAATTAAATATATATGTTTACTCACCCATCTCACACAAtatcctataatgacaaagtgaaaacatgttttagacaTTGTGGCaattttattgaaaatgaaattcaGAAATaaccatttacataagtattcaccccctttgctatgacgcACCAAATTAAGCCAGGTGCTTCCAATTTCCTTTGATAACCCTTGAGACGTCAcaacaacttgattgaagtccaacTGTGGCTAACATAAATTacagaatgaaaagaaggaagcctgtacagaataaaatgaTTCCCTTAAATGTGCACAAGGCATCATGAAATCAGCAGATTATCAAGGTTTATTATAGCCCAATGTTCAACCCAGTGTCTCCATTGAAGGTTGTgggtcttccagcaggacaaggCCCCAAAAAACATATCATaagtattattataatatttgatttaaactttatttaactaggcaagtcagttaagaacaaattattatttacaatgacagccaacaCCAGAcaaattgtgcactgccctatggggcTTCCAATTAAGGCCTgtgatttgaaccagggtgtctgtagtgacacctctagcactaagatgcagtgccttagaccgctgcaccacgcAGGAGCCCCAAGGAATGTTTCAAGAAGAAATGCTGGACTGTCCTGGAGTGTCCAGTGAAGATTCCAGACGTTGTTGGAGGGCACCCATCAAACATTGAAGAATTAGAGCATTTTGCTGCTGAAGAGTGGGACAAATTGCCAGTAGAATGGTGCAGTAAGTTCAATGATGGCTACAAGAAGTGTTTGTCCACAGTTATCTTGGCCTACGGCTGTGCAACCAGGTACATTCGCCTTTATTTTGTCAATTAAAATTGTAAACttaagttaaaaaaaataaactaGTTCTGCATTGTTGAAAATCCAATAACAGGGTGTTACAGGAAAGTGTTTAGTTATGTGTTCATATCCTCGTGGGTTTACAATATTAAAACACACAACCCCTGCTCGTCAATGTTTAGAGATGCTGCTAGAAATTGTCAAGATGGATGACCTCTTGCAAAGAAGTTGCACATATTAACCTTAAAATTACTAGGCTACACAGCACACTCCAGATTGGGAGAAATAGGCTAAATACTGTGACAACCAAccaatgatgagagaaccagccccagtatCCTAACTTCAACCAAACAGTGAAGAGAGAACCAGCCACAGTCTCCCcacttcaaccaacccatgatgagagaaccagcccctgTCTCccatattcaaccaacccatgatgagagaaccagccccagtatCCTAACTTCAACCAA is a window of Oncorhynchus nerka isolate Pitt River unplaced genomic scaffold, Oner_Uvic_2.0 unplaced_scaffold_7___fragment_2___debris, whole genome shotgun sequence DNA encoding:
- the LOC115112896 gene encoding aquaporin-8-like isoform X2, whose translation is MSVIESKTELFTVAGTDTGDSGPGSGVVNSRKIVTTFERFIQPCLAEVLGCTLFIFVGCGSVIENAGVPGSIQPALAHGLALAIVIAVLGEISGGHFNPAVSVSVCVSGGLDVILLGPYILSQIVGGVTGAGLAKAVYSSISYDSAAGGAFNVVKTSGNIGSAAVAEMVMTLFLSLVVCMGAVNGRTRTPLAPLCIGLTVTANILAGGSVSGGCMNPARAFGPAVMANYWEYHWIYWVGPVAGALITGSLVRWWQRLLSGML
- the LOC115112896 gene encoding aquaporin-8-like isoform X1, producing MSVIESKTELFTVAGTDTGDSGPGSGVVNSRKIVTTFERFIQPCLAEVLGCTLFIFVGCGSVIENAGVPGSIQPALAHGLALAIVIAVLGEISGGHFNPAVSVSVCVSGGLDVILLGPYILSQIVGGVTGAGLAKAVYSSISYDSAAGGAFNVVKTSGNIGSAAVAEMVMTLFLSLVVCMGAVNGRTRTPLAPLCIGLTVTANILAGGSVSGGCMNPARAFGPAVMANYWEYHWIYWVGPVAGALITGSLVRLLFGDQKTRLVLK